The following are from one region of the Quercus robur chromosome 1, dhQueRobu3.1, whole genome shotgun sequence genome:
- the LOC126726451 gene encoding calcium uniporter protein 5, mitochondrial-like, with protein sequence MWRRWWSSCGGPLKQTLSAINPTGLRSTIMVSNGSPAAASFISVYLRRALCDSAAAVAAAAADIGGGKAGCGGYYNSDSDGNGNTKDKDKDKNSAMSFAEARRLMRLVNVEALKRKLGLEGKEVIEYSELIQACKSVGVARSKEEASAFAQVLDEAGVILLFRDKVYLHPDKVVDLIIKAVPLALTSEDDPMRDELKRLQAKKEEIDVMAHRQVRQILWSGLGMAVIQVGLFFRLTFWEFSWDVMEPIAFFTTATGIVVGYAYFLITSRDPTYQDFMQRLFNSRQRKLCKKLNFDVERFKELQQKCKTPLGASASIKNRVGVEVELEDALQRD encoded by the exons atgtggaGGCGATGGTGGAGTAGTTGTGGTGGTCCACTGAAGCAAACCTTATCGGCGATTAATCCGACGGGACTGAGATCTACGATTATGGTAAGTAATGGATCTCCGGCCGCAGCGTCGTTTATTTCAGTATATTTGAGGAGAGCACTGTGCGATTCCGCCGCCGCCGTCGCCGCTGCTGCTGCTGATATTGGAGGAGGAAAAGCAGGATGCGGTGGCTACTACAACAGCGACAGTGACGGCAACGGCAACactaaagataaagataaagataaaaatagtgCGATGTCGTTCGCGGAGGCGAGGAGGCTGATGAGATTGGTGAACGTGGAAGCGTTGAAGAGAAAGCTCGGTTTGGAAGGCAAAGAGGTTATCGAATACTCCGAGCTCATTCAAGCGTGCAAGAGCGTGGGCGTCGCTAGATCGAAAGAAGAGGCCTCCGCTTTCGCTCAGGTTCTCGACGAAGCCGGCGTCATTCTTCTCTTTCGCGACAAGGTCTACCTTCATCCCGATAAG GTGGTGGATCTGATCATTAAAGCAGTGCCTCTTGCTCTGACCTCTGAAGATGACCCTATGAGGGATGAGTTAAAGAGGCTGCAGGCGAAGAAGGAAGAAATTGATGTAATGGCACATAGGCAGGTCCGGCAAATCCTCTGGTCTGGGTTGGGGATGGCTGTGATTCAGGTTGGGCTTTTCTTTCGGCTGACATTCTGGGAATTTTCATGGGACGTAATGGAACCCATTGCATTTTTCACCACCGCCACTGGCATAGTCGTAGGTTATGCCTACTTCTTGATCACTTCAAGAGACCCTACTTACCAAGACTTTATGCAGAGGCTTTTTAACTCAAGGCAGAGGAAGCTGTGTAAGAAGCTCAATTTTGATGTTGAAAGATTCAAAGAGTTACAACAAAAGTGCAAAACACCTCTTGGTGCTTCTGCCTCAATAAAAAATCGGGTGGGCGTGGAAGTGGAACTAGAGGATGCTTTACAGAGGGACTGA